The following DNA comes from Pseudomonas triticicola.
TGCTCGCCGATGAACGCATGCGCCGCGACATGATCGCCGGGCTGCGCGCCTGGCGTGATGCGCCACCGACCCGGGGCACAGTGATCAGCAGTGTCGAGCACGATGGCTGGAAGGTTGAGCAAGTGGTCTCGCCGCTGGGCATCGTCGCGTTTGTCTTCGAAGGCCGACCCAACGTATTTGCCGATGCCGCCGGGGTGTTGCGCACCGGTAATACGGCTGTGCTGCGCATCGGCAGCGATGCGTTGGGCACTGCACAAGCCATCGTCACTCACGCGCTGAATCCAGCACTGGCCGAAGCCGGTTTGCCGGTGGGGGCGGTGTCGTTGGTCGAAAGTGTCAATCATGCTGCCGGTTGGGCGATGTTTGCCGATCGGCGTCTGTCGCTGGCGGTGGCGCGCGGCTCGGGCCGTGCGGTCAGTCAGTTGGGCAGCATTGCTCAGCAGGCCGGCACTGCCGTCAGCCTGCACGGCACCGGCGGCGCGTGGCTGATCGCCGACCGTGACGCCGACGCCACACGCTTCGCGGCGGTGGTGCGCAACTCGCTGGACCGCAAGGTCTGCAACACCCTGAACGTCTGCCTGATTCAGCGCGAACGCGCCGATGAGCTGGTGCCGCTGTTCCTCGATGCCTTGAAAGACGCCGGTACTGCGCGCGGCCAAGGCTGCAAATTGCACATCGTCGCGGGCAGTGAAAGTTGCCTGCCAAGCGAATGGCAGAACGCAACGGTCGAGGTTTATCGGGCCGAGGGTTACCAGACCGAAGCGCTGGCCGAACCCTTGCCCGAGTCGGAGCTGGGCCGCGAGTGGGAATGGGAAGAGACCCCGGAAGTCAGCCTGATGATTGTCGACGATCTGGATCAGGCGATTGCGCTGTTCAACCGTTACAGCCCGCAATTCACCGTGTCGTTGATCAGTGAGGATGCGGCGGTTCAGAAACGCTTCTACAACGCGGTGAATGCCCCGTTCGTAGGCAACGGCATCACCCGTTGGGTCGATGGCCAGTACGCGTTGAACAAGCCTGAGCTGGGTCTTTCGAACTGGGAGAGCGGGCGCCTGTTTGCGCGCAGCGCGATTCTTTCCGGGGATGGCGTGTTTACTGTGCGCAGCCGAATGACTCAGGTAGATCTCACGGTAAAACG
Coding sequences within:
- a CDS encoding aldehyde dehydrogenase family protein produces the protein MSLALERLVAGTPIPFAGNRVTVVSPELAARFQPGDHLLVEQVSGELLLIPVADQQAASVAIERAAAAFTALSAVSDEAISQFFDLFAQRLESPEYWTQIEAANRTDIERAKARGRSTTRLLADERMRRDMIAGLRAWRDAPPTRGTVISSVEHDGWKVEQVVSPLGIVAFVFEGRPNVFADAAGVLRTGNTAVLRIGSDALGTAQAIVTHALNPALAEAGLPVGAVSLVESVNHAAGWAMFADRRLSLAVARGSGRAVSQLGSIAQQAGTAVSLHGTGGAWLIADRDADATRFAAVVRNSLDRKVCNTLNVCLIQRERADELVPLFLDALKDAGTARGQGCKLHIVAGSESCLPSEWQNATVEVYRAEGYQTEALAEPLPESELGREWEWEETPEVSLMIVDDLDQAIALFNRYSPQFTVSLISEDAAVQKRFYNAVNAPFVGNGITRWVDGQYALNKPELGLSNWESGRLFARSAILSGDGVFTVRSRMTQVDLTVKR